From bacterium, the proteins below share one genomic window:
- a CDS encoding radical SAM protein produces MGKITRFFKFVHDFSKGGSVPRIANYEITSRCNLKCEHCYWMKNNDSNKELSDEQWTEVFTEHQSQGVAFAFLSGGEPTLRLKVIESADRVFNGLSIASNGVIKVPERIRRRLFISIDGPREVHDRIRGAKVFDRVVENITGDKRVLISPTLSKSNFRYIDELVGLARKTGVAGITFSLYTSHDKDNDPLLLSGTELDWTLAKLSAAWKSNRKLVFMTPYIINLLKEKQHHHKCLFKGRNIVSYSSEMQRKTPCVLGTGVNCATCGCIVPMVSYALTRGNLRSWLLLNRMFPKDYFHIGQREEN; encoded by the coding sequence ATGGGAAAAATCACGCGATTCTTTAAGTTTGTACACGACTTCAGCAAGGGCGGTTCTGTTCCAAGGATCGCCAACTACGAGATAACCTCAAGGTGCAACCTGAAATGCGAACACTGTTACTGGATGAAGAATAACGATTCCAATAAAGAGTTGTCGGATGAGCAGTGGACAGAGGTCTTTACAGAGCATCAATCCCAGGGGGTGGCTTTCGCTTTCCTTTCCGGTGGAGAGCCGACCCTGCGGCTAAAAGTGATCGAGAGCGCGGACCGTGTGTTTAACGGCCTGTCCATCGCCTCCAACGGAGTGATAAAGGTGCCGGAGCGTATCAGACGGAGATTGTTCATCAGCATTGACGGGCCGAGGGAAGTGCATGACCGGATCCGGGGCGCAAAGGTGTTCGACAGGGTGGTTGAGAACATAACCGGCGATAAGCGGGTCCTCATCTCGCCGACTCTTTCAAAGTCGAACTTCAGATATATCGATGAGCTTGTGGGCCTGGCCAGAAAGACCGGGGTGGCAGGGATCACTTTCAGCCTGTACACCTCGCACGATAAGGACAATGATCCTTTGCTGCTTTCGGGAACGGAGCTGGATTGGACTCTGGCAAAGCTCTCCGCAGCCTGGAAGAGCAACCGGAAGCTCGTATTCATGACCCCTTACATCATCAACCTGTTAAAAGAAAAGCAGCATCACCACAAATGCCTGTTCAAGGGCCGGAACATCGTATCCTATTCGTCCGAAATGCAGCGGAAAACCCCCTGTGTTCTTGGAACTGGAGTAAACTGCGCGACCTGCGGGTGTATTGTGCCGATGGTGAGCTATGCGTTGACGCGGGGCAATCTAAGGTCCTGGCTGCTGCTCAACAGGATGTTCCCGAAAGATTATTTTCACATCGGACAACGAGAAGAGAACTGA
- a CDS encoding cold-shock protein: MVSGRVKWFNEAKGFGFIEQSNGEDVFVHYSSINSNGFKTLYENQEVTFEIVQGPKGLQSINVTPVAA, translated from the coding sequence ATGGTTAGCGGTAGAGTCAAGTGGTTCAATGAAGCAAAGGGTTTCGGTTTTATTGAGCAGTCCAACGGGGAGGATGTATTCGTTCACTATTCCTCCATCAACTCAAACGGGTTCAAGACCTTATACGAAAATCAAGAAGTGACTTTTGAGATCGTACAGGGCCCCAAGGGCCTTCAGTCTATAAATGTTACGCCCGTAGCGGCATGA
- a CDS encoding sugar isomerase codes for MLALGSGTAGRLPDKMPVSDRDFQIGKPLRVKPVLVYELCQRQDQTSWRPWGGLHDMADVQDEAARIQKELAALVQDAGFPLEVLPLGQAGSESECAAAGEGDHDALLFYAAMGSNSWLEKLTAPGKPAIMFLRHRSGPVYLWYEIAHPRFLRKTKDAYGEKNMDVYDVVVDEYADVLWRLRALYGLKNARGTRIVAVGGASGWGEGYDLAPGISRDLWKMDIREVSYEQLEPRIKKTLADRRKVADAERRCAEMLSRKEVSLGTDRQFVVNAILLADIFRELMQEHDAPAMTINNCMSTIIPIAKTTACMSLSLINDDGLMAFCESDFVVIPAGVLLRYVSGRPVFMQDPTHPHHGVVTVAHCTAPRRMNGVDLEPVKILTHYESDYGAAPKVEMRIGQTVTNIAPNFHSSRWIGFSGRIVDHPFMDICRSQIDVEVDGDWRKLLAEMQGFHWMICYGDCLKEVGYAVRKLGIEWVNVSDGNNLV; via the coding sequence GTGCTGGCGCTGGGAAGCGGGACAGCGGGACGGCTGCCGGATAAAATGCCGGTTTCGGACCGGGACTTTCAGATCGGCAAGCCGCTACGGGTCAAGCCGGTGCTGGTCTACGAACTCTGCCAGCGCCAGGACCAGACCAGTTGGCGGCCCTGGGGCGGACTGCACGACATGGCGGACGTCCAGGACGAGGCGGCGCGGATACAGAAAGAGCTGGCCGCCCTGGTGCAGGACGCCGGGTTCCCGCTGGAGGTGCTGCCCCTGGGGCAGGCCGGCTCCGAGAGCGAGTGCGCCGCGGCAGGCGAGGGCGACCATGACGCCCTTCTGTTCTACGCGGCCATGGGCTCCAACTCCTGGCTGGAGAAACTCACCGCACCGGGCAAGCCCGCGATTATGTTCCTGCGCCACCGCAGCGGCCCGGTCTACCTCTGGTACGAGATCGCCCACCCGCGATTCCTGCGCAAAACCAAGGACGCCTACGGCGAAAAGAACATGGATGTCTACGACGTGGTGGTGGACGAGTACGCGGACGTGCTCTGGCGCCTGCGCGCGCTCTACGGCCTCAAGAATGCCCGGGGCACGCGGATCGTGGCCGTGGGCGGGGCCAGCGGCTGGGGCGAGGGCTACGACCTGGCCCCGGGTATCAGCCGCGACCTCTGGAAGATGGACATCCGCGAAGTGAGCTACGAGCAGTTGGAGCCGCGGATCAAGAAAACCCTGGCCGACCGTAGGAAAGTGGCGGATGCCGAGCGCCGCTGCGCTGAGATGCTCTCGCGCAAGGAGGTCAGCCTCGGCACCGACCGTCAGTTCGTGGTCAACGCGATCCTGCTGGCCGACATTTTCCGCGAGCTGATGCAGGAGCATGACGCTCCGGCCATGACCATCAACAACTGCATGTCCACGATTATCCCCATCGCCAAGACCACCGCCTGCATGAGCCTCAGCCTGATCAACGACGACGGCCTGATGGCGTTCTGTGAGAGCGATTTCGTGGTCATCCCGGCCGGGGTGCTTCTGCGCTATGTTTCCGGGCGGCCGGTGTTCATGCAGGACCCGACCCACCCGCATCACGGGGTGGTCACCGTGGCGCACTGCACCGCGCCGCGGCGGATGAACGGGGTCGACCTGGAGCCGGTGAAAATCCTGACCCACTACGAGTCGGACTACGGCGCCGCTCCCAAGGTGGAGATGCGCATCGGGCAGACTGTGACCAACATCGCGCCCAATTTCCACTCCTCCCGCTGGATCGGGTTCTCGGGCAGGATAGTGGACCACCCGTTCATGGACATCTGCCGCTCGCAGATCGACGTGGAGGTGGACGGGGACTGGCGCAAGCTGCTGGCCGAGATGCAGGGCTTCCACTGGATGATCTGCTACGGCGACTGCCTGAAAGAGGTGGGCTACGCGGTGCGCAAGCTCGGAATAGAATGGGTGAATGTCTCGGACGGAAACAACCTTGTCTGA
- a CDS encoding Gfo/Idh/MocA family oxidoreductase, which yields MSKELDGSISRRDFLTAGAAAATVITAFPFVKSAHAQASKKRLKIGLVGCGGRGTGAAANAITAEPGNVELVAMADLGMDRIDQSLKALREDKDLQGELQKMINVPKENMFVGMDSYLKVLQADIDYVILTTPPGFRPLHMEAAVKAGKHMFAEKPLATDPVGCRKARAAAEAAKSKGLSIVVGLNARHETAVIETVDQIHKGALGKIVSGQILRMGGGLWHRGNNPAWTPMEYQCRNWYYFCWLSGDQIVEMVVHQIDLMNWVLGATPVSALAQGGRQQRTDPKYGNIWDNMSVYYEYPNDIQVHLMCRQWENCDNASSNLVFGTKGMSDSRERIRGEVNWRFRGQNTNATVYEHNVLIDSIRKGAARNDALDFAVDSTLTAVLGRESAYTGKKITWDEISKSTLSLVPEKPAFGPAPQRAVAIPGQPRPL from the coding sequence ATGAGCAAGGAGCTGGATGGATCGATCTCGCGCCGCGATTTTCTGACCGCCGGGGCCGCAGCGGCCACGGTGATTACGGCGTTTCCCTTTGTCAAGAGCGCGCACGCCCAGGCCTCGAAGAAACGTCTGAAGATCGGGCTGGTCGGCTGCGGCGGACGAGGGACCGGGGCGGCGGCCAACGCTATCACCGCCGAACCGGGCAATGTCGAGCTGGTCGCCATGGCCGACCTGGGCATGGACCGGATCGACCAGAGCCTCAAGGCCCTGCGCGAGGACAAGGACCTTCAGGGTGAGCTGCAGAAAATGATCAACGTGCCCAAGGAAAACATGTTCGTGGGCATGGACTCCTACCTGAAAGTGCTCCAGGCCGATATCGACTACGTGATCCTGACCACCCCGCCGGGATTCCGCCCCCTGCACATGGAGGCCGCGGTCAAGGCCGGCAAGCACATGTTCGCCGAGAAGCCCCTGGCCACCGACCCGGTGGGTTGCCGCAAGGCGCGCGCCGCGGCCGAGGCGGCCAAGAGCAAGGGCCTGTCCATCGTGGTCGGCCTGAACGCCCGTCACGAGACAGCCGTGATCGAGACCGTGGACCAGATCCACAAGGGCGCCCTGGGCAAGATCGTCTCGGGCCAGATACTGCGCATGGGCGGCGGGCTGTGGCACCGCGGTAACAACCCGGCCTGGACCCCGATGGAATACCAGTGCCGCAACTGGTACTATTTCTGCTGGCTCTCCGGCGATCAGATCGTGGAGATGGTGGTGCACCAGATCGACCTGATGAACTGGGTCCTCGGGGCCACCCCGGTTTCAGCCCTGGCCCAGGGCGGCCGTCAGCAGCGCACCGACCCCAAGTACGGCAACATCTGGGACAACATGAGCGTCTACTACGAGTACCCGAACGACATCCAGGTGCACCTGATGTGCCGCCAGTGGGAGAACTGCGACAACGCCAGCTCGAACCTGGTGTTCGGCACCAAGGGCATGAGCGACTCGCGCGAGCGTATCCGCGGTGAGGTGAACTGGCGTTTCCGCGGCCAGAACACCAACGCCACAGTGTACGAGCACAACGTGCTGATCGACAGCATCCGCAAGGGTGCGGCGCGCAACGACGCCCTGGATTTCGCGGTGGACAGCACTCTGACCGCGGTCCTGGGACGCGAGAGCGCCTACACGGGCAAGAAAATCACCTGGGATGAGATTTCCAAATCCACCCTGAGCCTGGTGCCGGAAAAGCCGGCGTTCGGCCCGGCGCCCCAGCGCGCGGTGGCCATCCCGGGACAGCCCCGGCCGCTGTGA
- a CDS encoding glycoside hydrolase family 5 protein, which produces MKILSLLAAILVSGLFSLARAAGPVAWPDHILRGANVATNLTETDVALLALDWKANSCRLLINDLVPDKPPYRPSEEQKKRAFETLDLLLKYNLYTVFSPSPSFRDNDLFFSNPEYRKAYVECWQDVARRYKDAGPIAYDLMNEPHDSLARTEWSGFARELTKAIRAIDSVHTIVVEPPEWGWADGFKFLEPTGDPNTVYSFHFYGPMDYTHQRNGGHMQATEEQWKERVYPGATMQGEVWDRARLEAEVQKAVAYGKAHGVKIWCGEFGVARWAVGAPQYMRDWIELCEASGIGWNYYAFREWSPMDMEMDPGVRGGKTARGETDFTRLFREFFSRGK; this is translated from the coding sequence ATGAAAATTCTCTCTCTGCTGGCCGCCATTCTGGTTTCAGGCTTGTTCTCGCTGGCCCGGGCCGCCGGGCCGGTGGCCTGGCCCGACCATATCCTGCGCGGGGCCAATGTGGCCACCAACCTGACCGAGACCGACGTGGCCCTGCTGGCCCTGGACTGGAAAGCCAACTCCTGCCGCCTGTTGATCAACGACCTGGTCCCGGACAAGCCCCCCTACCGTCCCAGCGAGGAGCAGAAGAAAAGAGCGTTCGAGACCCTGGACCTTCTGCTCAAGTACAACCTCTACACCGTGTTCAGCCCCAGCCCCTCGTTCCGCGACAACGATCTCTTTTTCTCCAACCCTGAGTACCGCAAGGCCTACGTGGAGTGCTGGCAGGATGTGGCCCGCCGCTACAAGGATGCCGGCCCCATTGCCTACGACCTGATGAACGAGCCGCACGACAGCCTGGCCCGCACCGAGTGGAGCGGCTTTGCCAGGGAGCTGACCAAAGCGATACGGGCCATCGACAGCGTGCACACGATCGTGGTCGAGCCGCCGGAGTGGGGCTGGGCGGACGGGTTCAAGTTCCTGGAGCCCACCGGAGACCCCAACACGGTCTACAGCTTCCATTTCTACGGACCCATGGACTACACCCACCAGCGCAACGGCGGCCACATGCAGGCCACTGAAGAGCAATGGAAAGAGCGGGTTTACCCCGGCGCTACCATGCAGGGTGAGGTCTGGGACCGCGCCCGTCTGGAGGCCGAGGTACAGAAAGCCGTGGCCTACGGCAAGGCCCACGGGGTGAAAATCTGGTGCGGCGAGTTCGGGGTGGCGCGCTGGGCCGTGGGCGCACCCCAGTACATGCGCGACTGGATCGAGCTGTGTGAGGCCAGCGGCATCGGCTGGAACTACTACGCTTTCCGCGAGTGGTCGCCCATGGACATGGAGATGGATCCCGGCGTGCGCGGTGGCAAGACCGCTCGGGGCGAGACCGATTTCACCCGCCTGTTCCGTGAGTTTTTCTCGCGCGGAAAATAA
- a CDS encoding GHMP kinase yields the protein MNPPRPLAVINSAAPIRICDNGGWTDTWFAAHGKVFNIAVYPIVEVQLEVFRRAEAAERCVIHAENYGERYAVDPAAEEWDRHPLLEAAIRRMGLPEELAFQVTIHSEAPAGASTGTSAAVSVALVGALDYLTPGRMSAQEVAATAHEIETGMLGLQSGIQDQLASAFGGVNFIEMSQYPQATVTPVRVGDETWWELERRLALIYLGRGHHSSKVHEKVIEELRGEGPDCKRLEDLRRTAELSRDALYAGDFAALGQAMVQNTEAQERLDPALVGADARKVIEIARSHGAAGWKVNGAGGEGGSVTILCGPLSSVKRTLLREVEKSDPLFRHIPLYLSRHGLRRWRQ from the coding sequence ATGAACCCGCCCCGGCCCCTGGCCGTAATCAACAGCGCCGCGCCGATCCGTATCTGCGACAACGGCGGCTGGACCGACACCTGGTTCGCCGCTCACGGCAAGGTGTTCAACATCGCGGTCTACCCGATAGTGGAGGTGCAGCTGGAGGTATTCCGGCGCGCCGAGGCGGCCGAGCGCTGCGTGATCCACGCCGAGAACTACGGCGAGCGCTACGCGGTGGACCCCGCAGCAGAGGAGTGGGACCGTCACCCCCTGCTGGAGGCGGCGATCCGTCGCATGGGTCTGCCCGAGGAGCTGGCGTTCCAGGTGACCATTCATTCCGAGGCTCCGGCCGGGGCCTCCACCGGCACCAGCGCCGCGGTGAGCGTGGCCCTGGTGGGCGCGCTGGATTACCTCACCCCGGGACGGATGAGCGCGCAGGAGGTGGCGGCCACGGCGCATGAGATCGAGACCGGGATGCTGGGCCTGCAGAGCGGCATCCAGGACCAGCTGGCCTCGGCTTTCGGCGGGGTGAATTTCATCGAGATGAGCCAGTACCCTCAGGCCACGGTCACGCCGGTGCGGGTGGGGGATGAGACATGGTGGGAGCTGGAGCGCCGTCTGGCCCTGATCTACCTGGGGCGCGGGCACCACTCCTCGAAAGTGCACGAGAAAGTGATCGAGGAATTGCGCGGTGAGGGCCCTGACTGCAAGCGCCTGGAGGACCTTCGCCGCACCGCGGAGCTGTCGCGGGATGCCCTCTACGCCGGCGATTTCGCGGCCTTGGGCCAGGCGATGGTGCAGAATACCGAGGCCCAGGAGCGCCTGGACCCGGCCCTGGTGGGAGCGGATGCTCGAAAGGTGATCGAGATCGCCCGCTCGCACGGCGCGGCAGGCTGGAAAGTGAACGGCGCGGGCGGGGAGGGCGGCTCGGTGACAATCCTCTGCGGTCCGCTTTCCAGTGTCAAGCGCACCCTCCTGCGCGAGGTAGAAAAGAGCGACCCGCTGTTCCGCCACATCCCGCTGTACCTGAGCCGTCACGGCCTGCGCCGCTGGCGTCAGTGA
- a CDS encoding heparinase II/III-family protein has product MRLFRSGFLLAAVVLGLAVTVRAAEPVREHPRLMFRTSKWQAALSPAEAAARVKREPYRSWFGRMGAQEFQTGALSWLLRSELGQAGSPRDAAADSVIARMLALPEREGNFFYGENLHRMSLAYDWLCNYPGFTPDAKRKLRARMLGMAHHLVTRGAKGEEIVYGEEIFHNYCSNAALAIGLTGLALWEGPQDTASTHLIRVAEDWYFNRSFKAMELLGGGWHEGMAYSLNHVLQETPIWVAAYRTATGEDWFARIKREQGDWMEGWIYFCLAALRPDWTFMRSGDANASRMLPERTLRQALELIVSAYGNGHGQFLLNELEERLGERSLSDGDLWMPLLFYSDSLEARDWRELPPSRVINPEHLGLAVLRSGWGEADTYITFEAGDYFGSHNHLDQNSFTIYHRGALALDSGGYDGYGEQHEMYAVRSLAHNTVLVRDPQEMTYSHYHDPFPSDGGQRSLDYYFSNSNYELGLYWDQYRDKAWADAADMTAWQNEPDFDYVAGDATAAYNSTVVTEPGARPKISRFTRRLLFVKPDIVAVCDNVDAVCEAFEKHWLLHTVEEPQILGDNSVVIEAGQGRLTLQALLPEDVFVTRTGGPGKEFLVSGVNRPLRGNETQAPAEPGAWRLDLTISDPRKQDIYLVLMQTGERGVAAPRNFSLVQNEDFVGAVAEEVCLLFTRDRTAGAPPPERLSLPAGLAPGSRVYLAGLVADGLYRVRTGQAEHGVFPVGQGGVLRLNLGQYNGLSLTLEPGATPKK; this is encoded by the coding sequence ATGAGACTTTTCCGGTCGGGCTTTCTGTTGGCAGCGGTTGTTCTTGGCTTGGCCGTAACGGTCCGCGCGGCCGAGCCGGTGCGTGAGCACCCGCGCCTGATGTTCCGGACATCGAAATGGCAGGCCGCGCTCAGCCCGGCCGAGGCCGCCGCCAGGGTGAAACGCGAGCCATACAGATCCTGGTTCGGCCGTATGGGGGCACAGGAGTTCCAGACCGGCGCCCTGAGCTGGCTGTTGCGCTCTGAACTGGGCCAGGCCGGCTCACCCCGGGACGCCGCCGCGGACAGCGTGATCGCGCGGATGCTGGCATTGCCCGAGCGCGAGGGCAATTTTTTCTACGGCGAGAACCTTCACCGCATGAGCCTGGCCTACGACTGGCTCTGCAACTACCCCGGGTTCACGCCCGATGCCAAGCGGAAGCTGCGCGCGCGCATGCTCGGCATGGCGCACCACCTTGTCACCCGCGGGGCCAAGGGCGAGGAAATTGTCTACGGAGAAGAGATCTTCCACAACTACTGCTCCAACGCCGCGCTCGCTATCGGCCTCACCGGCCTGGCCCTCTGGGAGGGGCCGCAGGACACGGCGTCCACGCACCTGATCCGGGTGGCCGAGGACTGGTATTTCAACCGCTCGTTCAAGGCGATGGAGCTGCTGGGCGGAGGCTGGCACGAGGGCATGGCCTACAGCCTGAACCACGTGCTCCAGGAAACCCCGATCTGGGTGGCGGCCTACCGCACGGCCACGGGCGAGGACTGGTTCGCCCGGATCAAGCGCGAGCAGGGTGACTGGATGGAGGGCTGGATCTATTTCTGCCTGGCTGCGCTGCGCCCGGACTGGACATTCATGCGCAGCGGGGATGCGAACGCATCGCGCATGCTGCCCGAGCGAACGTTGCGCCAGGCCCTGGAGCTGATCGTGAGCGCCTACGGCAACGGGCACGGACAGTTCCTGCTGAACGAACTGGAGGAACGTCTGGGCGAGCGCTCACTGTCCGACGGCGACCTCTGGATGCCGCTGCTGTTCTACTCGGATAGCCTGGAGGCCCGCGACTGGCGCGAGCTGCCGCCCAGCCGGGTGATAAACCCCGAGCACCTGGGCCTGGCCGTGTTGCGCAGCGGCTGGGGCGAGGCCGACACCTACATCACTTTCGAGGCCGGGGACTATTTCGGCTCGCACAACCATCTGGACCAGAACAGTTTCACGATCTACCACCGCGGCGCCCTGGCCCTGGACAGCGGGGGCTACGACGGGTACGGGGAGCAGCACGAGATGTACGCCGTGCGCTCGCTGGCCCACAACACCGTGCTGGTGCGCGACCCCCAGGAGATGACCTACAGCCACTACCATGACCCGTTCCCCTCGGATGGCGGGCAACGCTCGCTGGACTACTATTTCAGCAACTCCAACTACGAGCTTGGCCTTTACTGGGACCAGTACCGCGACAAGGCCTGGGCGGATGCCGCCGACATGACCGCCTGGCAGAACGAGCCGGATTTCGACTACGTGGCCGGGGATGCCACCGCGGCCTACAACAGCACGGTCGTGACCGAGCCGGGGGCGCGTCCCAAGATCAGCCGTTTCACCCGCCGTCTGCTCTTTGTCAAGCCGGATATAGTAGCGGTCTGCGATAACGTGGATGCAGTCTGCGAGGCGTTCGAGAAACACTGGCTGCTGCACACGGTCGAGGAGCCGCAGATACTGGGGGACAACTCGGTAGTTATAGAAGCCGGCCAGGGACGCCTGACCCTGCAGGCGCTGCTGCCGGAGGACGTGTTCGTCACCAGGACCGGCGGGCCGGGCAAAGAGTTCCTCGTAAGCGGAGTGAACCGCCCCTTACGCGGGAACGAGACCCAGGCCCCGGCCGAGCCGGGGGCCTGGCGTCTGGACCTGACTATCAGTGACCCGCGCAAGCAGGATATCTACCTGGTCCTGATGCAGACCGGAGAGCGCGGGGTGGCCGCACCAAGGAATTTCAGCCTCGTGCAGAACGAGGATTTCGTGGGCGCCGTGGCCGAGGAGGTGTGCCTTCTTTTCACCCGCGACCGGACTGCGGGCGCTCCGCCTCCCGAGCGGCTCAGCCTTCCCGCGGGCCTTGCTCCGGGCAGCCGGGTCTATCTGGCCGGGCTGGTGGCGGATGGGCTCTACCGTGTCCGCACCGGGCAGGCCGAGCACGGGGTGTTCCCGGTGGGCCAGGGCGGAGTGCTGCGTCTGAACCTCGGCCAGTACAACGGGTTGAGCCTCACCCTGGAGCCGGGCGCAACACCGAAAAAATAG